The Macaca nemestrina isolate mMacNem1 chromosome 15, mMacNem.hap1, whole genome shotgun sequence genome segment tgcagtgacgcaatcatcGCTTACCACagcctctgtgtcccaggctcaagccgtcttcccacctcagcctctcgagtagctggggatacaggtgcacaccaccacacctggctaatattatttttttaacttattttttttgtagagactgggtcttactatgttgcctgggctgatctcaaactcctggctttaagcaatcctcctgccttggcctccctaataGTGACCCTTCTAGTCTCTCTGACCCACTGTGGGGAAGAGGAATTCTAATTTCTATGACTCACGCACGGGGAGAAAGAGGAGCGGGAGACCAGAGGTCAGGAAAAGGCCAGAGGAAGACTTTGCTTCCAAGGCTACTTGTGAAGCCTTCCAATCTCCTTTGGTTCAAAGCACTCAGCGTGCCAAggggtatcattttctgagccccaacaaatacatatatagttGTAGGGAGCTGAACAAAAAGAAAGGCTACTTCAACACAGTACAGTACAACAAAACCGAAAACAAGAGAACAGAGCCGAGGAGGGCCAGGAGTGGGGGAGGACTGTAACAGCGAAATCTCACTAAGGTGCAGCACCCCATAGGAAGTGACTCAGTCCATGTGTAGACATTACACAGCCCCAAACTCAGAAGCCCAATTCAGAACACTGTGTGTGGTCAGCATGTTGGGGATCGCAAGTCACGTATCAGACTTGACCACATGTGAAACTGCAAGAATATAATGCTGTTAGCAGATCAGGAGAAGTACAGTAAAACGTTACTGTCAGGTTATTGACAGGAAATACCGATCTGGTTGattcaatatattttgaaaggcaTGTGGCTTTGTTTTAAGGACAGAAATCCAATCTCAAGTAACAAACTGTGGCCACTTTGCTATTTAGAAAGAATTGATATTTGAAAGGATAGGTAGGAAGGACTTAAAAATAGCAAGTCAACAATTTGTATGCCTGCATACCTTTAAAGTGGTCTCTTTAGCGTTGCCCTTGCAATCTTGCTTAAACTCTTCATTTTCCTcaagaaaaactttattttcatagCTTGGAGAATGGTAAACTTTAGTTCAGGCCAATATTGATGTATCACAAATTCTAATCTTGTTAGGTCTTAATTAATGAAATTTTGCTCCATTAACATATATTACAAGTCCAGgttgggcgctgtggctcacgcctgtaatcccagcactttgggaggctgaggtgggaggattgcttgagccaacgagttggaggccagccagggcaacataacaagacctcatctctactaaaaataaaaaattaacccagtgtggtggcacatgcctgtggtcccaactacttggaaggctgaggtgaaggGATTGTtggggcctgggaggttgaggctgtggtgagccaaggttgtgccactgcactctagcctgggtgacagagcaagaccctgtctcaaaagaaaaagattatttacatatattatatacatatataattagaaaaaacaattttacatatattatatttaacatgtatgtatatatattacaagTCAAATCTATTTCTTAAGCCTCCCCTCTCTACCCCATCATAAACTTGACCAAGTAATTTGTTAGACTGAGGGGTATCTCTTGGGCCTTTGGTTTGCATGAAGATGACTCTGGCTTTTTCAGCTAGAAACTatggtttttgtggttttgttggttttttgagacagactctcgctctgtcacccaggctggagtgcagtggcacgatcctggctccttgcaacctccgcctcccaggttcacagcaattctcatgccttggcctcccgagtagctgggaccacaggttcgcaccaccacgcctggctaatttgtgtgtgtgtggttgtttttagtagagatgaggtttcgtcatgttggccaagctggccttgaactcctggcctcatgtgatctgcccgcctcagcctcccaaagtgctaggattataggcgtgacccactgtgcccggacCCAGAACTAtggtttatatttgttttattaaagtGAATTCTACAAAACAGTCAGCCTTGACTTCTACCTAAGTCTTCCCCTGATTTTGAGGCAATGAAGCTTCTAGTTATGGTGACAATTACCGTAATCATTATCACATCTTCTGTAGAAATGCAGTATAATATTTTCCAAAGCAAAAtcattgttaattatttttacatcTGTCATGGGCACAAATAATTAAGAGCTAATTGTAGTTGTATCACTCAGCATTTGTTAAGGGCCTAAAACACCAGATTTTGGAGTCCAGCGCCCTGAGTCGCATCCTTTCCTTTGTTCCACTTCAGGCTTGGGACAATAGTCAGGCCATCCTCTCCTTGTAGACCCAGATGACCAGCAGCAACCCTCACATCCATCCTTACAGCTTATGAGAGTAAAAGGGTTAGTGTTTCACACTCTGAGTTCTTTGAGGTGGTGGatgaaaaattataatatcataagaatatttcctcctcctcctcacccgaATGTGAAGGGTAATGACTTTGATTTGATCCATGTTGTCTTAGAAGGAAGAAAGTATCTGTTGGTGGCCAAAACCAAGGGGAAGACCACGCAGTGATTGCAAAATGTTGATTACCACCCCAAATCAGTCAAGCAAGAGGCCACTTGCACAACCTTTGGCTTCACTCAGCTATGAGCAAATCTCAGCATGTAAGAtgagactgaggctcagaattTCCATGTCCTTCTTAACACAGATCCCTAAATCCATCCCTAAGAAACCTCCACTTACTCTCAGAGGTATCTTTACTCTCCAAGACCCTTTAAAATTCTTGACCTTTCTTTTACATCAGGCAATTGGCATCACTAGTGCTGgtttatttttagatataaatGTATGTCGTTTGAAAATAAACTTTACATCCAAAAGAGAATGACTTGGCAATGAAGTAAAACTGGATCTAATGGTAAAGGCTCAGTCCACCCTTCCTAGATGGATAAAATCCATTTTCTCTAGCCCTGGTTTGAATGTATCCCATCATTTGTGAGTCCAGACTGGCATCAGAAGGTGCTGATCTAAAAGAAGTTATCATGTTTACGTGGCGTGACAGGCAAGCTCACTAGACTGGAGTCAGAGACTCAGGGTTCTGGCCTCAGTCCTGCCACTCAGCAGTGACCTTGGCCAACCCCCtgaacctctctgaacctcagtgttctcatctgtaaaatggagaagtAAGGCTAAACAATCTCCAAGATCCTTGCCAATTAAAACTCTATCATtttgccgggcacagtgcctcacgcctgtaatcccagcactttgggaggccgaggcgggtggatcaccagaggtctggacttcaagaccagcctgagcaacatggtgaaaccccatctttactagaaatacaaaaaagctagccgggtgtgatggtaggtgcctgtaatcccagctactcaggaggccgagacaggagaatcgcttgaacctgggaggcagaggttgcagtgaacagagatcgcaccactgcgcttcagcctaggcaacagagtgagactccatttcaaaaaaaataaaaaaactctaTATTTCATACAAAGCTATTTCGCCAAAAGCTGAAAACACTTTGTAACCTTATTTATGCAAAACATAAACCAAGATGATCCTTATTACATGGAGAAAAAATGTGACATATTTCTTAGGAAAGAGAGCAGCTTCTTACCTGCCAGTGCTAGCTTATGGGCTTAAATTAGGAGATGGTCCAAAGTATTTCTGGTAACAGGAAGATAATAGGAGCTTGAAATAACCCCACTGACATCTTGCAAATAAACATTGTGAAAAGGTCTTTGATCTCTTAGTCGTTAAGGCACTTGGAACATGCTTTTCTTGTAAAAGGCTAGTTCCAGTGTCCAAGACAAATTTTAGCTCATCTGATTCCCTTCTGCTGATGTAAATCCCCTCTAGCATAGCCTGTATCCTAAGTGGTCCATCCTAGAAAGCTCCTGCCGAAGCCTGACTGGCTGGCCCACCTGCCTAGTGATGAGTGAGTCATCCATATCTACATCTCCTGCCGAAAGAGAACTCCACCATCCCAGATGCGAGCAGCCTGGAGGTGGTGACATTATCACTGTGTAACATACAATTTCGTTTTGCCTTGATCTCCAGGCATGAGGATGACGTTCAACACTTCAAGGTCATGCGAGACAACAAGGGTAATTACTTTCTGTGGACTGAGAAGTTTCCATCCCTAAACAAGCTGGTGGACTACTACAGGACAAATTCCATCTCCAGACAGAAGCAGATCTTCCTTAGAGACAGAACCCAAGAAGACCAGGTATGCTCCAGGTCCGATCGACCCCAATCTAGAGATTTTAGGCAGCCCAAGTTCTCACGGGAACCGCAAGGAAAAATGCATAGGATGGGTATATCCTCTGAGTGTACTGAAAGACAGGGCTCAGAGCTCTGAGGTCAGATCTCAACTTAATACTtcctagttgtgtgactttggaaagttctctgagcctcagtttcctcatccataaagtaGGGATAATGGTAATATCTACCTCCCAGGATGGCTGTGAAGGTTGGAGAAGATAATGTATCCCATGCTTCATGTCATTCCTCGTCACACTGCACTCAAGAAGCATCAGTTCTTACCACAGGTGCTGTTTGTTTGTTATTCATAGACATTGCTACACCAAAGTTTTCAACCTAGCTCAAGAGTTGCCCAAGATGAAGGAGTTGGGGGTGCTACAGACGGGGACATTAGGGAACAGCCTAGAGGTCAGGAATTAATTCAGCAGTTGGAGTTTTATGATgggattgggggtggggaggacatGGGAGGAGAAAACTGCACTTGGAATTATTGCTGTTGGAACTGTTTGGAATACAGAGTATTGCTTTAAAAGGAAATGCGTCAGACAGACCTGGTATGAGATCCTGCTTTAATCACTTAGCTACCTGTATTCCCTAGCCAAGTTAAGAAACCTTCTGagtatcagttttctcatcagtagaATGGAGAGAACAATAAAGCCTCCCTCACTGGGCCgttgtgaggagtaaatgagttaCTACACTAAGCACTATCAGAGTCTGGTCCATATTAAGCACTAAGAAAATGTTAACTTGCCTCCCATGAGtaaattcacacatacacacacacactctctctcttacacacacacacacacacacacacacactatttttcaaaggaaataacATGGTTATAAGAGACAGGTATCATAGGAAGAAGCATTCACTAGAATAGCTGAAATCCTAgggacaggttatttgaaaaggTATTGAGACTGTGAAAGCAATGTGTGCTTTGGGGAAGTCAAGAAAATCCTCCTTTTTCAAGTCCGTAGTTGCTTTTAAGCCTGAGAAGTTACTGCCAAAGGAGAAAAGAAGTTCCCACCAAATGCACACAGAAgttgagaaaggaaaacaaaggctAGCCAAGACCTTGTGAATCACTCTAACCAGGAAACGAACAGAGGTATTAACTCACTAGGATGTGCATTCAGAGATAAGAGAAGCAATATAAAATTGCATTAAACGGGATTAAATGAGTTGGTATTTGTAAAgcgcttagaacagtgcctggtatatgCTACGCCCAGGGTCCTACGTAAttgtttgttaaatgaaaataacaatatgGTATTTCTGATTCGTAAGGTTGTTTTAACATTAGGGAAAAAGGCCTTACTTCTTCCCCAGCGGCAGGCCTGGTTCCCATGGCATTGCAAGAATGTTGCTGTTTAGGTCTCTATCACCAGGCCATAAATGACAGTTCAAAATCACGCAAAGTCAACAGTGGAGCTCATCTGGAGGGTAGGATGTCCAGCGGTGTGGCAACATGTGATAAGAAGGGGCGGCATTGTATCAGTAAAGTGGAATATTTCAGCTTGATTACACAGAGAAAAAACAAGCGCCTTGGAAATGGATTAAATGGCTACCAGGCGGAAAGTGTTAGTCTGTGAACCAGAGACCTGAACTCCTAAAACTGGGAGGATCTGAGAATACAGAGGCCACTTTGGAAAATGTGAAGGTCTGAAGTATCAATTCTCTTTCAGCTGCCCCCACCTACCAGCTATTTCTTGGAGCCAGAATGAGCAGGGTCCGGGAACAACTGCCCGAGGGTGGGGTAGGGCCCGAAGATCAGAGAGGACGGCGCATCTGCAgcatctctcttctctctcccaggGTCACCGGGGCAACAGCCTGGACCGGAGGTCCCAGGGAGGCCCACACCTCAGTGGGGCTGTGGGAGAAGAAATCCGGCCTTCGATGAACCGGAAGCTGTCGGATCACCCCCCAGCCCTTCCCCTGCAGCAGCACCAGCACCAGCTACAGCCTCCGCAGTACGCCCCAGCGccccagcagctgcagcagccccCACAGCAGCGGTATCTGCAGCACCACCATTTCCACCAGGTATCTGGAAAGAAGGCAGTGGGCACAATATGGCGGAAAGGAGAACCTGCCTCCCCTCCAAGCCTGGCCCAGCCTCTTTAGGTCTCAGAGAGTTCATGATGAAGACCCTGGACCCCCCGCCAAATGGCAGAAATAGGGAAACTGCTCTTGGCAAAGACATCTCTGTGAATTAAATGACTCCCgcctgaacacacacacacatacacatacacacacacactcacacacactcacacacacacacttcccctGAGGACTCTGAACAATTGCTTCATTTTCCTATCAGCACACTTCCAAATCTATTCATGCCCCTTAACCCATCTGGCTGTCGAGATCCACAAGGAAAAAAGGCTTAATACCCACAACAGAGCCttgtttattacttatttatCCGCTCCCACCCTTGTTCCTGATGGGTTTTCAGGCAGCTTACTGAGATGGACAATACGTTCATCGTTCCTGAATTCCTTAGCAGGGCACACAAAGTCCTTTGTGAGCTGCCAGAATCTATTTCCCCAGCCTCATCCCTGCTGCCTCCCCCCGACTCCCATGCAAACATACATTCCAGCAACCCCACACTACCTTAGTTACCCGAATGGCCCACTGCGTTTCCTCTCATGCCTTTGTGGTGTTTTATATGCTGATCCCTCTGCCTGATGAGCCCCGCCCTGGGCAATCCTACCCCTCCTCTAAGCTGGAGTTCAAGCatcacctcctctgtgaagcctttctTGATTTCCTGGGCAGACACAGACATTTCTTCTCTCTGCTCACTTACCACTTAAATGCCCATGGTTCCCCCTCTAAATGGAAGCTCTATGAAGCCAGAGACCTTCTCTTTCCAGCTATATTTCCCTTGTGTCTGCTACTGGACACGTGGTAGGTGTCTGCTACTGGACACGTGGTAGGTGTCTGCTACTGGACACGTGGTAGGTGCCtgataaatatttcttgactgaataaatgaaactCGCCTTTGCCTTCTTTGCCTTCAGAATCTAAGGTCCCTTTAGACCTTAGGTCCTCCTCCCCCTCAGCGTGGAAGGTTTATTGTCATCACCAGTAAGTATTCCTGGAATATACCAGCTGTGTGGATGGCATCTGAGCAAGGCAGTGAGGGGACCGGTGGGTGATGTCCTGGCAGCGGGATGACCGGTCTTctgttgtatgtttctaggaacgCCGAGGAGGCAGCCTTGACATAAACGATGGGCACTGtggcaccagcctgggcagtgaaATGAATGCAGCCCTTATGCATCGGAGACATACAGACCCAGTGCAGCTCCAGGCAGCAGGGGTATGAGAACCATCCCTCTTGGATCCCTAGGGAAAGGCCCTGGAACAGAGCTCAATggagaagatgaggcaggagaaactcAAACCACACagatctggctgggcacggtggctcactcctgtaatcccaacagtttgggaggccgaggcaggtggatcacctgaggtcaggagtttgagaccagcctggccaacatggtgaaacctcatgtctacaaaaaatacaaaaaactagccgggcgtggtggcagatgccggtaatcccagctactcaggaggctgaggcaggagaatcgcttgaacccaggaggcggagattgcagtgagccgagattgcgccattgtacttcATCTTGggcaacaaaagagaaactccatctcaaaaaaacaaacaacaataacaacaacaacaaaaaaaaaaaaacacacacacagatcaaATGAGAGGGGATGGAATGTTTGGGGAGGCCTGGGGCTGAGCCAGCACCGTCCAGTCTGTTGATCTCAGTCTGGTGCCTGCCAGGCCTTCCCTGTTCTCATAGTCCTCTGTTCTGGTTCTTTATCGTCTTTATCATAGTCCTTTACCATTGCCTTTATCAttgcttttttgctttgttttttgagacagggtctcactctgactcccaggtttgagtgcagtggcacaatcacggctcactgcagattcaaactcctaggctcaagcgatcctcctgcctcagcttcccaagcagctaggTATATTATTTGTAGCGATGAgctctcactatattacccaggctggtctggaattcctgggctcaagcaatcctcctacctcagcctcccaaagtgctgggattacaggtgtgagccaccgtgcctggcctgtgatCCATCTTGACTCATGACTTGATTGCCCTAACACCAAGGGCTATTGTTTGGGGCATGTTGCCATTCTGTTTGTCactcaaagaagataaaaataccACCTATTGATGTGGAGAGAGTGGTTCTCAGGGAGTCTCTTGGGGCTTTGGACAGTAACATCTGTTGGTAAAAGTCCTGGGTCTCCAGAGTGACGCTGGTGCATTCTGGGAACTTCTTGCTCAGGCCTGTGCAGAGGTATCTGATTTAAATTGCAGCAgcatagccgggcatggtggctcacacctgtagttccagctacttgggaggccaaggcaggaggattgcttgaggccaaaggttcaaaaccagcctgagcaacatagtgagacccccatgtctacaaaaaaaatttgtttaagctGCAGAGGGGTCAGCCTTCAGGGAATGTTGCTCTCAAAGGACTTGGATGTGGTGGGAGGAGCCAGCAGACCCTCCCCTGCCTGCCCAGCCCACAACTCAGCAGAGCCTCTTCTGTGCTTCCCCCAACAGCGAGTGCGGTGGGCCCGGGCGCTGTACGACTTTGAGGCCCTGGAGGATGACGAGCTGGGTTTCCACAGCGGGGAGGTGGTGGAAGTCCTGGATAGCTCCAACCCATCCTGGTGGACCGGCCGCCTGCACAACAAGCTGGGCCTCTTCCCTGCCAACTACGTGGCACCCATGACCCGATGAACCCTTCAGGGGACAGAAGCTTTTTGTCTGGAGCTGCCCACAAGGAAGGGGGCAAGGAAAAAAGGCTGGACTCCAtgactatatatacatacatctatcCGTGTCTGCCTGTGCACACACAACATTTTATACTAGTAATTTATTGGCAATTGGGCTGGTAATTAGTTGATGCAAAAGGGAACTCAGGTGGAGAAGAATATTCACACTTGCTTTTCTGCTCCCCTCAGGGGTGTGTGGAAGGCACTGGGGGAGTTGGGAGGGGGGCAGGGAGATGAAATGGAGCTTTGTCCTGGCCTTCAGCTGTCACTGCTTCCTCCTTGTCTTGGGAATTTTCACGGAGAACAGCTAAGCAGAGACTGCACCTCGGCATTGGACACAGAACAACAGGGTGGGGTTGAACATGGTGGGGCACGTTCTAGCTGACCTGCAAGCCCCGCTCACCTGGAGGGCTTGCAGGGCAGCTCTCCTCCTATTCTCCAAGGGGTGGGCACTGCTGCATTGGGAATTAAGGTGCGGCTCAGTGCCACGGGCAGCCAAGCCAGTCTGAGcagggatgtggaggcaggacGGGGTTGGAGAGACTCTGCCTGTGCGAGGCTGGCCTCCTAGTCAACACCTAGCTGAGACATCCATCTCTGTTCAAATTAATATTCCTTGGGTCTTTCAAATGAATGTTCCAATGTGAGGAGCCAAGTCCTGGGAAATCGAGGGATTTTCCATGATCCCCAAGCAGCTTACTCTGTGTAACCTCTACTTCCCCAGCTATGAAGGAAATAGCATCCTAGACTCCATAAAGAGCTTGGAGAAGCTCTGGCTGAGAATGCTGAATGTTAGAGTCATTGTTTTATGTTACAAGAGTGTGTCTTCAGGGCTGTGTTCATTTTCCctcttgattttgttttgaaGATGCCTTGCCCAGTGGCATGGAAAGAAGCCCACTTAATAAGAGCACTGACTGTGGATTGATTGACTAAATATGACCCTAGGTGGAAGCTGGCTTTTATGTGAGCTCCCTGTTCAGTCTGACCATTGCTGTCCTCCTGCCACCCAAGAGTTGCACCTGGAGTAAGGAACCCCACCATGGCTGTCCCTCTCCATCCCCTCAAGCTAGAATCATGTGTCCAAGTGCTCACCCTGCAGGTGCGCAGCAGACGTCAGCCTGGCCAGGGACGAAGGAAACACTGGAGAGGAAGCTCAGGGCCTTAGAGGAGGCCAGGCGCAAACCCCTTCTTCACCAAGGGCACTCGGAGtttgtgggtgtgggtgtgtaccCCGCGGGTGTGCCCATGTGTGCTTGCAGGCACATATGTGTGCACTcctatgtgtatacatgtgtgcttgtgtgtgcatgtgtgcattcCTGTATGTGTGGACATGTGTGCGCAtgcatctgtgtgtctgtgtggtgagACAGGAAAGAGGGGAGAAAGTGTTGGTGAGGGAGCCTGGAAGTTTTCTCTTCCCCAGCCTCTCTCGCTCTAAGGAGGGACGGGGTTGGGGGCAGCCATTATTGCAGGTGATTGGAGAAGAAAGATTTTCTGACTCAGAAGTAACTGCCAGTGTAGCACAAGCAGTGTCCCTTGTGACTCTGATTCTACAGTTCTCTGATCCCCATGTTTCCTttagaggaaagaggaaaaaaggaactCATGGTGGGTatagggagggaaaagaaaatagcCTGGTGGAGGCAGGGGGGAGTCGAGCCTGAGGAaggagtgcctgcagcttttggAAGTGAAAGCAGAGACAGGGAAAGGTAGCTAAGACGTCCAGGAGTATCAAGGGGCAGTGTGAGAGGCAcagggggaggaaggggagagggtgAGTGCGGCTAGGGAAGAGAGCGGTGTGGAGTTGGTGGGCAGACGGTGCAGGAGGAGGGCCAGGCAGTGGGGAGAGGAAGAATCGGAGCAGAGAAACCGCTGCTGTGGAAGGCAGGGAGCAAAGAAGCATAAGAAAAAGAACAGGAGCAAGAACAAAGGCAGAGAAGACCTCCCCAGCTATTTTGGTGCTAGGTAATGTGAAATGCGGCAGTAAATAAAAGCCAAAAGTAATGTTTGATTTTACAGTATTTACAAACCATATGCTTTAAACAGCCCACAAACTTCATCCAGTTGTCTGATGATGTGGGAGGACCAGCTCTAGTTAGACAGAGGTACGTGATTGGATTCTGGTGGAGATTTTGTGCCTTGAAAGACTTCTCAAGAAAGCAGTAATAAAACAAAGTGTCCTTGTTTGGCCAGGCTGTGTCTGGTGTCTGTGTCGCATAACCCTCAGGTAGAGAGTGAGAACGAGACCAAGGGGTGACAGGCATCATCAGCCTGCAGGAGCTGACCCCATAGGCAGGTGGTATAAGCAGAGCTTTCAGAACCCCTGGAACTCAGTGTTTTGTTCTAGCTAAAGCTACTGAAGGGTATTTTGTACTGAGATGCCAAAGCGTCCTTCCCGTGCTCGTCAGCATGCCTCCATTCAGAAGGAACCCACAAGGAATGAGGGCTGTTAGCGGCCAGGTAAAGAGGACAAGAACCAAACTGTCCACGTTACGAACGGGCGGGGGAAAGGGAGCTcaacctccctcagcctctggtgCTGCCAGGGGGAGTCCCTCCTCATGTGTCCCCACGGGCCCTAGTTTCTACCGGATAGCATTTCAGCACCAGAGGAGGGTCCAGCCAGCGCCTCTCACCAGTCACACAACCAGCAGCCAACATTGTCCCCCGAGTTTAGCTGCAACGTTCTATGTGACTTGGGAGCTTGGCGCTTCCAGAGAAAAGCCagttcctggccgggcgcggtggctcaagcctgtaatcccagcactttgggaggccgagacgggcggatcacgaggtcaggagatcgagaccatcctggcgaacacggtgaaaccccgtctctactaaaaaatacaaaaaactagccgggcgaggcagcgggcacctgtagtcctagctactcgggaggctgaggcaggagaatggtgtaaacccggggggcggagcttgcagtgagctgagatccggccactgcactctagcccgggcgacagagccagactccgtctcaaaaaaaaaaaaaaaaaaagaaaagccagttcCTGTTGGACCAGTGGTTGGGTTTTCCTCACCACTCGCTGTGCCTCACCGCATTTCAAATATCTGGCACCAGCCACTGCCCACCCACTTTTAGATGGCCCCAGGGTGATCTAACCATGGTGCTTCTCAAAATTTAAAGTGCCTACCAATTGCCTGGGGATCGTGTTGAAATGCAGCTTCCAACTCGGTCCtgaatttctaacaagcttccggGTGCTATTACTGGGTACACATGTTAAGTAGCAAAGGCGAAGAACTTAGCAGTGAGCAAAACTCTAATTGGGTTCTTCTTCTGAGGATATTCGGCCATTTTTCTTTGCTGCTGACGAATAGGTCACTTTGGCTTTGGGACAGATGCAATGCAGAACTGTCATTATTGACGTCATTCATATTTGGCGGCCCCGGTGACTTATTATTTTAGCATCTTTAtctagaattaaaaaaatgtaatgtgAGAGGAATTCAGATGAAATGCAAACAGGAATTTCCTATAACAATTACTGTTTCctaatagtaattattttaaacatgagcagaggttgcagaagtTGTAAAAGTTTTGTCAGGAAATCTTTA includes the following:
- the LOC105464411 gene encoding GRB2-related adapter protein 2 isoform X2; the protein is MEAVAKFDFTASGEDELSFHTGDVLKILSNQEEWFKAELGSQEGYVPKNFIDIQFPEWFHEGLSRHQAENLLMGKEVGFFIIRASQSSPGDFSISVRHEDDVQHFKVMRDNKGNYFLWTEKFPSLNKLVDYYRTNSISRQKQIFLRDRTQEDQGHRGNSLDRRSQGGPHLSGAVGEEIRPSMNRKLSDHPPALPLQQHQHQLQPPQYAPAPQQLQQPPQQRYLQHHHFHQERRGGSLDINDGHCGTSLGSEMNAALMHRRHTDPVQLQAAGRVRWARALYDFEALEDDELGFHSGEVVEVLDSSNPSWWTGRLHNKLGLFPANYVAPMTR
- the LOC105464411 gene encoding GRB2-related adapter protein 2 isoform X1, with the protein product MLTSVKSEKRRKSRCHGSRLILPLPAMLSPLTFSVMESDASRYSMEAVAKFDFTASGEDELSFHTGDVLKILSNQEEWFKAELGSQEGYVPKNFIDIQFPEWFHEGLSRHQAENLLMGKEVGFFIIRASQSSPGDFSISVRHEDDVQHFKVMRDNKGNYFLWTEKFPSLNKLVDYYRTNSISRQKQIFLRDRTQEDQGHRGNSLDRRSQGGPHLSGAVGEEIRPSMNRKLSDHPPALPLQQHQHQLQPPQYAPAPQQLQQPPQQRYLQHHHFHQERRGGSLDINDGHCGTSLGSEMNAALMHRRHTDPVQLQAAGRVRWARALYDFEALEDDELGFHSGEVVEVLDSSNPSWWTGRLHNKLGLFPANYVAPMTR
- the LOC105464411 gene encoding GRB2-related adapter protein 2 isoform X3, whose protein sequence is MGKEVGFFIIRASQSSPGDFSISVRHEDDVQHFKVMRDNKGNYFLWTEKFPSLNKLVDYYRTNSISRQKQIFLRDRTQEDQGHRGNSLDRRSQGGPHLSGAVGEEIRPSMNRKLSDHPPALPLQQHQHQLQPPQYAPAPQQLQQPPQQRYLQHHHFHQERRGGSLDINDGHCGTSLGSEMNAALMHRRHTDPVQLQAAGRVRWARALYDFEALEDDELGFHSGEVVEVLDSSNPSWWTGRLHNKLGLFPANYVAPMTR